Part of the Rhizobium sp. N324 genome, TTGATACGCACTCGTTGGGGCGCTTCTAATGGCACTGGTATAAGCTGGTGAAATCATTTGTTTGGATGGAACTCATCCGTCCAATGGATGCGTTCCAATCAATCGGCCTGCCATCGGCTGCCGACGCCAGATGAAGCGGCCGGGCTCCAACTTCTTCGTGAACATGCCGCCTTGTCCATCATGCTGGATCATCTTGATCAGGCATCCAGGACATTGAACTGAAAAGTTGACCATGACTGAGAGGCTCGCTACTCAGGCAGAAGCAAGCCAAAGACGTTTTCGGCGATAATCAGGCAAATTGTCGAGATCACATTAGAACCCTCGGCGGAACCGGGCTGGTCTATCCCGGCGTCGAAAGTCGTCGAACGACCCGACCTGGCGGAGGGGTTTTTTCGGAATGTTCGGTTTGCGCCCGTCTGATTCCACACAAAATGGGACGCGGCGATAGGCAGCAGCATTCTCCTGTTGAATCTGAAAGGGGTTCCCCTCGCAAAACGCCCTGGTTCGCTTTGGCTATCGCAGCCCATGGACCGGCACGCTGGGTATCGGCGAAGATTGCCAGAGGACATACTTGCCTGGCGATCCCGACCTCGGGAGAAGATGATGGGTACAGGAATGGATTCGCAGATCAGTGCGTTTCCGGTGCAAGCTTTTAGGACCCCGGACACAGCAAACGTCTCCCAGGACTGGCGAGGCGGCCGCGAGATCGCAATTTTCTCCTAGATAACGGTATGAGGTGATCGTCATACCCTGGTCACCGGATGCCGATCGTCACGCACATGGTCTGGTACAGAGCCGGCGGCGCCGATGAGCCCCCGAGGAAATACTTAGTGACTGGCACGGTTGTTGCGTCGTCTCACGAAAGACAGCCGTTAACGAGAGGTCACGATGATGGATGTATGCTCGATGGGGATGGTGTTGTGCGGTGGGTACCTTCTTGCTGCATCCGCAGGCAGACTCGGCGGCGCTGAGAATGTCTTATCTGACTCGCCTTTGTCCGCGGCTGATGTATCGAGTTTCGAGACTTTCATAGTTCGCAGCCCACCGACATCACTCAATCTGGATCCATTTTATGCCAAATATGCTGACGCAGCGGGCATACCTATTATTTCGTCAAACAAGGTTCCAGACACGGCACTATTGATCTCACGTGACATTGTCCTCTACATGTTGTCAGAACGCCGTGATGTCCGCGATGCTTTAATCCAGGCTGGAGCGCGGGTGGGCGTCATGGCAATTGACGAGACGACGACTGATATTCCCGAGCAGCGGGATTGGAAGAAGCCTCTTCCCGATGATCCACGTCTCACCCCTGACGAGCGGCGGGATTACGCCAACACGATCGGCAAGATGACTGCCCGAGACTACTGGGCACAAAGGGCGCGCGGCATGGGCGGGCTCTACACGACGGGAGCTGTGGAGAATTTGATGGGCGTGCCGGGCACGCGGTATTACGGCGGGAACATTCTTGTTCACGAATTCTCACATAATATTTTCAACGCGCTGCGCACGGTAGATCCTGATCTCGTTGCACGAGTTGAACGTGCCTATTCGCACGCCTACGAGAAAGGCTTCTGGGCGTGTTCCTATATGGAGAACAACGTCGATGAGTATTGGGCCGAGGGCACGCGATTTTGGTTCAATACGAACTTGGCTTACAGCCGAGGCAATCTCACCATTGCCACATCAGAAGATTTCGAGGCTCACGATCCAAGCCTCTATAATATCATGGCCGAAGTCTACCGCCATGACCACCACATTCTGGCGGATGTCTATTACCGGCATTCGGCGAAGTCGCAGTAATGTCCTTTGGTATTGACTGCCGGCCTCATGCTGCAATCCCGCTGGAGACCCGAACTATCGCTGATCGTCCGTAATTTGTCAGAGCCAGCCATAAATTTGAGTTTCCGTTCAATTGAAGCGCCCATGTTGTTCCCACGGGTGCATACCAAGTACTTCGTGGCCGCTGGAATTGGCTCCTTGTGCAACATCGAGACCAAATGACCTGCCACTGAATTTTCATCCGGCGGCGATTAGAGCCTCGGCGGTCTTGAACCGCTCCCAAACGTTGGACCACCGGATGCTAGAGTTTTCCGGCTTCATTCAGGGAGGCGGGCTGGTTGCGCCTCCCGAATTCACCAACGAGATCGGCACCTTGTTGCCGATCGCACCATGAGGTCTTTCCTCATTGTACAACAGGGCGACGGAACACCCACGGGACCGAGGTTCGCGAGCTTTTATATCCGTGGCATCCCTGGTCTGGGCGGCTTATCCATATCCATGGATTGGTGGACAAGGGGTCTGCTGTGTTCCGCTGCAGCCTTTCGGGTTCGACGTCATGTCGGTTGCTTGAGGTCCCGGTGTGGATGTTTGACCGAACACTGAGTGCGCGGTGGTTGGCCTTACCAATTGCGTATGCCGATTTAGCTTGCCTGCTTGCTTTGGCAAAGTTGCTGGAAGAGGCAGGCACTCCCTCACAGGGCGCGGATATGAGCGCAGCATTGATCTCTCACGAAACGAGTCGGGGAGATGTCCATGCCACGCCAGTTTACGACATATCAGTTCGATCTGTTCTCGAGTGCCCACAGCGGGAAGACGCCAGCGATGCCGCAATGGCAGACGTTGCCGGAAGGAACACAACAGGCGTTGACGGCGCTCATCGTGCGGCTGCTCGTCGACCACTCAAACGGCGAGAGCGCCTCCCAGTCGAAGGAGGCCAATCATGATGCATGAGAAGATCAGCGCCCACCATCTTGAACGCAAGGCCATTCTGTACGTCCGACAATCGTCGGCTCATCAGGTTCTGCACAATCGCGAAAGTAGCGCGCTTCAATACGCCATGCGCGACCGCTTGAAAGCACTTGGCTGGGCGCAGATCGAAACAGTCGATGAAGATCTAGGCCGTTCGGCCGCCGGAGGCGTAACCCGCGCCGGTTTCGACCGGATGGTTGCCGAGGTCTGCCTTGGAAAGGTTGGAGCGGTTGCAGCACGAGAGGTATCGCGCTTTGCCCGCAACAGCCGGGATTGGCAACAGCTCATTGAGATGTGCCGCGTCGTCGACACCGTTCTGATCGACCAGGAAGCGGTCTATGCACCGCGCCAGGGTAATGACCGCCTGCTTTTGGGGCTGAAGGGTAGCCTCAACGAGTATGAGCTGGATCTCTTGCGCCAACGCTCCCTTTCCGCCCGCTATGAGAAGGCGCGCCGCGGTGAGCTTGTCGTTACTGTCCCGATTGGATTCTTGAAGGCCGGCGACAGGATCGAGAAGGATCCCGACCGGCGCATCCAGGAGGCCATTGCGCTCGTCTTCAACAAGGTTGCCGAACTCGGCAGTGCCAGGCAGGCGCTACTATGGTTCCTCGAGCAAGGCCTGGACCTGCCGGTCAGGCGCGCCAACGGCGAGGTCACCTGGCGCAGGCCCAATTACGCAACCATCCATCGGATGATTGATAATCCGATCTACGGAGGCGCGTATGCTTATGGTAAGAGTCGCTCCATGCCGGGATACGATGGCCGATCCGGAATTCGCCGCAAGGCGCGCGCTGAATGGCTGGCCTTGATCCCGGATGCCCACGAAGGCTACGTCAGTTGGGAACGGGCGGAGGAGATCCGCAAAATGGTCAGCAATAATGTGCCTGCCAGCCGACATCACGGGGCGCCGAAGCATGGCGACGCTCTGCTTGCCGGCCTTTTCCGTTGTAAGAGGTGCGGGCGGAAGCTGACGGTCCGCTACACTGGAAACAATCATAACATTCCGCGCTATTCCTGCTGGCGTGGCCTGCTCGACAACGGTGAGCCTCGCTGCATCGCCTTCGGTGGCCTGCGGGTCGACGATGCGATCGAGGAGATGCTTCTTGGCGTCGTTGAACCAGGAGCCATTGCTGCTAGCGCTGAAGCAGAACGCAACATAGCCAACCGTCGTGATCAAGTTCACGACGCCCTTCAGCGAGATCTCGAGGCGGCGAGCTTTGCGGCCGACCGGGCATTCCGGCAATATGACACTGCTGATCCCGAGAACCGGCTGGTGGCATCGGAGCTCGAGGCGCGCTGGAACAAGGCTCTCATTCGCGTTGGCGAGATCGAGAATAAGATTGCCAGCCACAAAGCCGCGATACCGCAAGTGTCGTCGTATTCCATGTTGGATATAGCTGCTCTTGCCGGGGACCTTCGTGCCGTCTGGTCGGCGCCAACAACCGATACCAGGCTTAAAAAACGGATCGTGCGCACGGTCATTCATGAAGTGATCGCCGATCTCGACGATGTGGCTTCAGAGATCGTCCTCGTCATCCATTGGGCTGGTGGAGTTCACACCGAACTGCGACTGCCGAAACGACGTCGTGGACAAAGAAACGCGACCCCCGACGACCTCATTGAGGCAGTACGGCAGCTCGTGCTCATTGCCAATGACGACCTTATTGCCGGGATACTCAATCGCAATGGATTGGCCACCGGCAATGGCAATCGCTGGACAAGGGAACGTGTCACAGCACTCCGGTCGTACCGCAAGATCCCGGTCTACCGGCCGCAGTCAGACGGGATAGAGCCTTGGCTCAACCTGGGAAAGGCGGCGAAGCTACTTGGCGTTACGCCAAAAACATTGAGAATCGCCGCCGAAACAGGTGAGATCGAGGGCGTGCATCCCTTGCCGGCAGGCCCATGGATCTTTAGTCGCTCAAAGCTTGAACTCCCGCAAGCAAAACAGCTCGTCGATCGAGTACGACAGAACCCCAGACACCCCGCGGGATCGCCTCAAAATCAAGGAAACCTATTTACTTCAACAACATAGAAAGATGGGCGTTATGAAACAGGATTGTAGTATCTACGCCAATCCTCCATCTTTTCGCGGGCATCCGCAAGGGTCAGGAACCAATCCTGGTTCAGGCATTCTGCACGGAAGCGGCCATTGAACGCTTCGATGAAAGCATTATCAGTCGGCTTGCCGGGGCGTGAGAAGTCCAACGTCACACCCTTGGAATAGGCCCACAGGTCCAAGTCGCGCGACACGAACTCGGTCCCTTGGTCGACACGGATCGTTTTCGGATAGCCGGCTTTTTGGCACACCGTTCAAGGGTTTGCACAACGTCTTCGCCTCTATAGCTATGACGCGGATCAAGCACCGGCACGTAGCGCGAGAAGGTGTCGACCACCGTCAGCACGCGCAGTTTCTTACCCGTTGCGAGTTGGTCGTGAACGAAGTCCATCGCCCAGACGTCGTTGGGTCCGACGGCCATGTGCCGATCCTCGCGAAGCTTGGCCTTTACCCTCCGCTTCGGTGTCTTGTTCCGCAACGGTAGCCCCAAGTCCCTGTAAATGCGGTAGGTTCGCTTGATGTTGGTGCCCCAACCCTCGCGTTCCAACAGCACATGCACGCGGCGATAGCCGTACCGCACACGGATCTCGCAGATCTCGCGAATACGACGTTCCAGACCGGCCTGATCAGCGCGGCGAGAGGTATAGTGGTGAGTTGATCGATCGAAGTTCAACGCTCCACAAGCACGTCGGATCGAGATCGCCCAATCGCAGCACATGCCTTTCACCATCTCCCGCTTCCGAGCAGGCCTTAGAGCTTTCGGCGGATGACATCCTGCAACATCTCGCGGTCCAGCGTCAGATCCGCGACGATCTTCTTCAGGCGCGAATTCTCGTCCTCGAGCTGCTTCAACCGTTTCATCTCCGGCGGCAGCATGCCCGCGTATTTTTTCTTCCAGTTGAAATAGGTCGCCTGGCTGATCCCTGCCTTCCTGCAGATTTCAGCAACCGACACGCCTTCATCACCTTGCTTCAGAATGAACGCCTTCTGGGCGTCCGAAAACTGCGATGCTTTCATCGTCTTCTGGTCCTTTCCCAGCCAGGAAAATGCACCGGAAAACTCTAACCAAAATTGGTCCAGTTTGAAGGGTTCAGATCAGCATCAGCCGCAACTTTCTACCAGCGCCGTCGCTTATCCGATCCGACGACCATGTCTATTTTGTGGGGGAGAACGGTGTTGCCGGTGGTCATGTTGGCGATCGGTGCTTGTACGTTCGCAGGCCTGTCCACGTTTCAAAGCATATATGCCGAAACGCGCGGACTCTCACCGAATGTCTTCTTTCTGACATTCACCGTCACGACTGTCACATTGCGATTCTCCGTCGCGGGTATGATCGGTAAGTTGCCGCTTGGGCGCCTAGCACTCACCCTCTTCGTGACGACACTGATTGGGATCGGACTTTTGGTTTTGAACCCGGGAAGCGAGCTGCTGTACGTCGTCGCCACCGTTCTCTTTGCGACAGGCTACGGTCTCACTTATTCGACCTTGAATGCGATGGTGGTGAACCTCGCTGGCGAACGTAGTCTGTCAATCTCAACGGCCTCCCAAGTCTTTACACTCGCTTATTTTCGTGGGTTCGTTCGAATTCCCGTATCTCGGTGGCACATTAATTGCTGTTTATGGCATCGACGTTGCCATGCTCGTGATGGCGGGTCTGGTCGCTCTCAACATCGCAATCGCCAGTCAGACATTGTGGAGGGCGGTGTAGGAGACAGACGTCCTTCGATAATGATTTCCGTATCGCTGCCCACGTGCCCGCCCAACCAAAGGAAGTGTGTTTATGCAAGTGCTGGATCTCATCGGTATAGGCATCGGACCCTTTAATCTTAGTCTTGCAGCACTCGCGTGTCCGACGCCGCTGCGCACTGCCTTTTTCGAAAAGGAAAGCGGCTTCGATTGGCATCCTGGGCTGCTGCTGCCCAACAGTCGCCTGCAGGTATCTCCGCTGAAGGACTGTGTGACACTTGCAGATCCGACCAGTCCGTTTTCGTTTCTCAACTACCTCGCGGTGCATGGACGGCTGTACAGCTTCGTAAACCGGTGCGACGCGACCACGTCGCGAAGAGAGTTCACACAGTATTTCCAATGGGTTGCGCATCAGTTGCCACAACTCCGGTTTGGGGAGGAGGTTACCGACGTAACCAGATTAGACGAGGGTTACCGCGTGACGACGACTCGAGATCACTACCATGCACGCTCAGTTGCGATTGGCGTCGGTGTCGTTGCAACAATTCCCGAATGCGCCAAACCTTGGCTGGGCGAGAAGGTCTACCATGTGGCGAGCTATCTGGATCGGCCACAAATCGACATCGGTGAACGCGTATTAGTCGTTGGTGGGGGGCAGAGCGGTGCGGAGGTTGTTGAACACCTATTGGGCAGTCCGGGTATCGGTAAAATTACATGGGTGACGTCACGCGGGAACCTGTTCACGAGGGATGACAGCTCTTTTATCAACGTGTCATACACGCCGTCTTACAGCCAGCGCTTTCATTCGCTGCCACTTAAAAAACGTCGCACTATTGTCGACGACGAAAAACTCACCAGTGACGGCATTTCAGCAGAATTGAGCAACCGCATTTACGAAACTATCTATCACCGCAGCGCGACTGGCAATATTGACGATGTCATTCAACTGCTACCCGCAGTCGTCATGTATCCAGGATCTGCTCGGCGAGCAGTCTCTTCAGTGTGGCGTTCTCTTCCTCAAGCGCCTTCAGGCGCGTTGATCTTTTCATCACAAATTACTGGCACGCCACCAATATCTTGAACATGCTTCCAAACAGAAGGAGCCCGCCAGTCGATAGCCAGCGTACGGCAAAGCCTCTCCGGTATCGCGATATGATGAACCTACTTCCGCCCATCCGTTCACTAGCATTTCATGTCGCTCGGTGACGCCGCTCCACATCGCCTATTGCTAAGGTGCCATTCGATATTTAAAGTGGATTATCTGCAACTATAACGTCTATCGTAACTATGCGGCCTACTTAATTGGTCACCAAACTAACCTAAGCCTTTTTGACGAACCTTCATTGGATCTATGCTGGAAGGTTCTGTACTGGAAAAATCGATTGTTTGGATATAAAATATCCGTTGTTTGGATGTGACTAAAGATGCGTTTCAAGGGCCTTGATCTAAACCTGCTCGTTGCATTGGATGCGCTCACGACCGAGCGCAACCTAACGGCTGCCGCACGTAGTATCAATCTAAGTCAACCAGCAATGAGTGCCGCCATTGGTAGGCTTCGGGACTATTTCCGCGACGAATTGTTTACAATGAATGGTCGAGAACTTCGGCTGACGCCCCGTGCCGAAGGACTTGCCTCGGCAGTGCGTGAAACTCTCTTGCAGGTACAATGCTCAATCATCTCTTGGGAGCCGTTTAACCCGTCGAAGTCTGACAGATGCTTTAGAATAGTTCTGTCCGATTTCATGATGCTGATATACTTCAATAAAATCATTGAGCGAGTTGCTCGAGAAGCGCCCGCAGTCAGCTTTGAGTTGCTGCCTTTGGATAGTGATCCGTACGAGATGCTTAGCCGCGGTGACGTCGACTTCCTCATCGTGCCTGAATTTTTTCTCTCGGGCGCACACCCGAGCGCAAAACTGTTCACAGAGAAGTTTGTATGTGTAGCCTGTTCGACAAATGTGGACCTACCTTCAGCGCTGACGATCGAGCAATATGTCTCCACGGGACACGTCGCTGCCGCGTTTGGGCGCTTTTTGAAGCCATCGGTCGAGGGCTGGTTCTTGCTCGAGAATGGTATTCAGAGGCGGGTGGAGGTCGTCGTGCAAGGGTTTAGCTTAATACCACCAGTCCTGCGTGGCACGAACCGCATAGCTAACCTACCGCTTCGCTTAGTCGAGCATTACGAAAGTACTTTCCCTTTGCGGATCATCAACCTTCCGTTACCGCTCCCCGTCTTCACAGAAGCTGTTCAATGGCCAGCGCTCCATAATGCCGATCCAGGGAGCATCTGGTTCAGGGAGATATTGGTTGAGGAAGCTTCCCGTATGATGTCCTCCAACGCACCTAAAATACATGGGTTGCTACAACAATCCGGTTCCTGACCAAGGTTCCTGCTTGAGTAAGATCCGCCCGAGCCCGAATAAGTTCAACAGCCACCAAAGAGGCTTTTCAAAGGTATCCATCCGGGGAAGGCCGCTGACCTTGCTCCCAAGTTTTATCCAGTTTTGAGTTCGCTCCGACGGTTTTGGGTTGCTGTATTTGCGGCGGTAGCGGCGGGTTGCGGTGCGGAGCAATTGTGGTCCCCCAGCACCCTTCGATTTGCCGCCGAAGGTGCTAGACAGCACGTCGCGCAATCGTCCGAAGGGCGGCCGATCGGCGACGGACGTAGCGCTCAGCTTCGTCGATAAAATGGCCTGCGGGTCACTCACAGGTGGTGCCGTCTTCAGCTAATCGGCCGCGTCGCGGGTCGTCGCTCCCAATGCAGCCCAGCTTCCTAGGTTTCAGGATGGTCACGGCAATCGCGCTGCCTCCTGAACCATTATATCCCGCATCCAGATATTTGCCGGATCTTTGTCGTGAAGTACCGGCCATTGGACTGCCTCGGTGAATGTCGGCAGCGCTATCGGGGGCGCAGTCATCCGCAATGGTATCGTGTCCTCAAAAAGCCCAACTAGTCGTAACGGAACGGTTGCGATGCGATCGGTGCCCATTAGGGCGGCGGGGATCATGCTAAAGCTTGAAACAACGACTTCGACCCGCCTCTTGAGGCCATGCTCCTGCAAGAAGCAATCTTCTATGGTAGGCTGCTGCGTCCGACCGAACCTAACTACCGCGTGCCCCATTGAAGAATACTCCTCGGCAGTAAGGGCTTCCTCAAGTTGTTTGTTATTACTGCAGCCGACGCAAGTCAGTCGTTCCTGAAATAGATCTATCTTAGGGTGCGCGCTCGACATGAATAGCGGTGGGCTAATAAGGAAGTCTACGTCGCCGCGTCGCAATAGCTCGTCTGGATTGTCAGTAAGAGGCAGCAAGTCAAAACTAATGCCGGGTGCTTCCCGCGCAAGACGCTCCAGTATCTTCTGAAAAAGAACAACTGTAACGAAATCGCATAAGCTTACTCGGAAATGACGATCTGATTGATCAGGAGTAAATTTATCCCAGGGTATGATATTGAGCCGAATATGCTGTAAAGCCTCACGAATCGCAGGCGCGAGGTCTTCCGCACGCGGAGTTGGAACGAACTCACGACCACGCATCGTAAATAGTTCATCGCGGAAATAGGAGCGGAGCCGGCGGACGGCTGCACTCATTGCGGGCTGGCTCAGATTAATGCTACGTGCCGCCGCAGTAAGGTTGCGCTCAATCATTAGTGCATCGAGCGCGACAAGGAGATTTAGATCGAGGCCCTTAAATCGCATATCTTTTAACTATCCAATAGTGCAGCCCATTCCACAATGGCTGTTCCTACGGCGATGGCTGAATTCGCCTTGGCGCTCCTCAATCGATTTGAGGGCGCGGCCACAGAGACTTAATCTCTGTGATCGGAAAGCAACCTGAGGCCAGTCCAGATTAAGCCATAACTCCAGAGTGAACGCTCGTTGCAGTGTAATAGGAAGCCTCCAATGGCAAATCACCAAACGCCAGCTGGCAAAGAAGATAATTAGCACCTGCTTCCTCGACATGATCGAGAAGATCTTGCCTAACTGAAGCAGCAGTACCAACTACGCACAACTGACAGTCTACTGCTGCATCAAAATCCGGCGGGAGGTTCTGAGGAGTCTGTATCCCGTTAATCTCGTACAGAAACCTAAAGCTCCGAAGCCACCGTTGATAAGCCGGGGCCGCGAGCGAAATGGCATGCTTCGTCGTGCTGCCGGCCACCACCATTCGGACCAACCCAAGGAACGGCGCCCGTTTCCTGCCCCCGGCGGTACGTCTCTCGTGTGCTCGGTAGGCATCAGTGATCTGGCGAACAGCAGAAGCAGGGCCCCCGCAGGCAAGATTTGTATCGTTCTCAGCCGCCCAGCGCGCAACCTCAGGACGACTGGTTGTAATCCATGTCGGAGGCTGAGGACGTTGGTGTGGCCGCAACATCAACGGGACTTTGTCTAGTTCAAAGTGTTCGCCTTTGTAGGAAAGAGCCTGAGCTCCTTCCTTCATCGCTTGGATGACGATCTCGCTGGCTTCGAGATAGCGCGATGTCGCCACCTCCTCATCAATACCGAAAAAGCTCCATTCGATTGGTAAGGAGCCGCGCCCCATGCCCAACTCGAGCCTGCCACCGCTCAGATGATCCAGCATGCAAATTTCTTCAAACGCACGTAACGGATGATAAAGGTTCAACAGCATAACCAAAGGACCGAGACGAAGATGCTGCGTGCGCTGAGCTACGCTTGCTAGAAATAGATTCGGCGAAGGTCCTCTGCCGTGGGGAGTACAGTGGTGCTCTGCGACGTGATATCCATAAAAGCCAAGGCGATCGCAGACCTCTGCCAACTTCATCCGATCTTCATACTGGTGCGCAATCTCCCTTCCGTCTTCGTCCAAATGGTCGAAGATACCAACCATCAGCTTTGCGGGAAGAGAGTTTTTCATTTAAATGTCTCCAAGTTTGGCGGCGAATTTTCGGTGACCAAGACCGGAGGGTGGCCCCGATGTCTTTCGCCAGGAATCATCGAAAAGCTGCTGGTTCTAAAAAACGATGCTGACGCCGATGAGCTGATCATAATGCTCACGTTGAAATGACATTGAATCATTCGTATTCATGTATGACTTCGCGGTGGGTAACACCCCATCTCGCATACCCACAGCTCCGTTCACTTTTGAGAAGCCAAGGATTGGCAAGATCGGATAGTGGTTGTTCAGCTTTTGTGGCGACCCAAATGTGTTAAAGCTGGTATTCGGTTTAATGCGACGAGGCTCCTGCAGTAGGCGAAGAAAGGACCCAGAGCTATGTCTCGGCGCTTGATTGGCAGACGAGAGCGCCTTCTGCAGTTCCACGTTGGCCATGTTCGTCTCCATTTACCGGCCAGGTCTGTGACCTTGCCCTCGGCTGCTCTCGGTGGAGCAACATCATGGGGTCCCCAATTCATAATCGAGGTGTTTAATAACATCCCATGGCTTCGTAAAATTGATTGTTTGTATGGCATTGATCCACCAGGTGAATAACCAGGAATCTTCACCGTCAAAGGGTTGCTGATCGAACTAGCATACGGTCGACCCAGGCGAGATCACGGCCCCTTCCGAAGGTGGAAGAATCAGGAGCCAGTGCGGTTTTGGCCGCAGCGCAACAGCGCCGATACCAGAAATAGATGTGACGCAGTTGGCTTCCGCGTCTTTCGTGCACGCTGTTATATGTCCTTAACATTCCCCATCTTAACTTCATAGGATCACAGGTTTTACGATAGGGAAATTGCTCTCAACCCTTCAAACTGGACCAATTTTGGTTAGAGTTTTCCGGTGCATTTTCCTGGCTGGGAAAAGGAACGGAACACGATGAAGGCATCGCAGTTTTCGGACGCTCAGAAGGCGTTCATTTTGAAGCAGGGTGATGAAGGCGTGTCGGTTGCTGAAATCTGCAGGAAGGCGGGGATCAGTCAGACGACTTACTTCAACTGGAAGAAAAAGTACGCCGGCATGTTGCCGCCAGAGATGAAGAGGCGCAAGCAGCTTGAGGACGGGAATTCGCGATTGAAGAAGATCGTCGCGGATCTGACGTTGGACCGTGAGATGCTGCAGGACGCCATCCGCCGAAAGCTCTAAGGCCTGAGGGGTAGCGGGAGGTGGTGTCATGTGCCGCGATTGGGCGATCTCGATCCGGCGTGCCTGTGGCGCGTTGAACTTCGATCGGTCGACCGATCACTACATCTCTCGCCGCGCCGAGGCCGGTCTAGACCTGTGAGCGCGGGTGCGCTACGGCTATCGTCGCGTGCCTGTGCTTTTGGAACGCGAGGGTTGGGGCACCAACATCAAGCGAACCTATCGCATTTACAGGGACTTGGGACTGCAGCTGCGGAATAAGACTCGGAAGCGCCGTGTTAAGGCGAAACTTCGCGAGGATCGGCAAATGGCTGTCGGACCAAATGACGTGTGGGCGATGGACTTCGTGCACGACCAGCTCGCAACCGGAAAGAAACTGCGGGTCCTGACGGTGGTCGCCACCTTCTCACGCTATGTTCCCGCGCTTGATCCGCCTCACAGCTATCGAGGTGAAGATGTCGTGCAGACGTTGGGACGGGTGTGACGATTTTCGTTATAGTGCGCACTATGAGTCCGATTACGCAACATACGTATTGAACCCTCATTCTCTAATCGAGGCGCCGTTACGTGGAACCGCATTTCCTTTCCCGAAGAAATAACCTACCTCACGGCATCTCTATGAAAGGTGACGAGGCGTTAGGTTTGACTGGCCCGTCCACGCGTCTGTAACGGCTGCCCGATCTTCCAAAGCATGCTTGTGTCGATCTCAAGCTCGACTCCAACCTTGCCCGCACCTGTGACTACGGTAGGATAAGAAAAAAGGGCGGTGTCGATCAGTACAGCGATCTTCTGGAGACCGAATGGTGATACGCTTCCTGACGGGTAGCCGAAGAGATCGAGTACCTGTTCTTTCTGAGCAAGCTCGGCTCGTTTCCATCCATACGTGCCAGCAACCGCTTTCATGTCAATCTTTGAAGGTGATGGCAGCAAAACGGCACAAAGGTGGCGCGCAGGATGAGACCGGCGCATCACATCGTTCGCTTTCTGCTCGGCAATAATCATCGTCTTTGCAACGCGCCCCACGGGAACGCCGATAGCGGAGGCTAAATCGGAAGGAGATGTAATAGGGGTGGCGAACTCACTATAGCGCCACAATCGTACCGTCGAAGCTCCGATCTGGTGCAGTTCAGCAAGTACGTTCGGATGAACGTCCAACATAGTCGTTTCCTTCCGGTTCACCTGGTAGGACGATCGAGGATAGCTGTTTCAGCGACTGCGAGTACAGCCCTCTTGCGAGTAAGTTTCAGGCGGTTCGCTCCAAAAGCTGCCTAATGCGGCGGCGACCCTCGTTCCCAAAAATACTGAAGTAAGCCTCCAGGCACTTATCGCTATCGAGCATGAAAGGAGCATCATATTTGGTGA contains:
- a CDS encoding aminoacyl-tRNA deacylase, with protein sequence MLDVHPNVLAELHQIGASTVRLWRYSEFATPITSPSDLASAIGVPVGRVAKTMIIAEQKANDVMRRSHPARHLCAVLLPSPSKIDMKAVAGTYGWKRAELAQKEQVLDLFGYPSGSVSPFGLQKIAVLIDTALFSYPTVVTGAGKVGVELEIDTSMLWKIGQPLQTRGRASQT